A window of Bradyrhizobium diazoefficiens genomic DNA:
GCCGCCGCCCACGGCCGTCGTCAGACCGAGCGCCTTGAGCAGGTCGGCCTTGCCGGTGACGCTCAGATCCGCACCCGTCGAGCTCTTCAGCGTGACGGCACTCGAACCGACGCTCGAAGCGGTCTGGTTGACGCTCGTGGCAATCGTCGCAGCACCCGAACTGATGGACACTGTCTTGACGCCACTGGCCAGATCGACCGCGGCCAAGAGATCGTCGACCGTCGCAAGCGTCGACGCCGTGGCGGTGTCGCCGAGATAGACGGTGGTATTGCCGCTGCCGTCGGTGACGAGGTGGCCGCTGACGCCCGAACCGGACGGAACGCCGGTCGCCGCCGGCGCCGTGCCGGCGCGGAAGGTGATGGTCTTGCCGTTCACGGTCAGCGTGTCGCCGTCCGAGGGCTGGGCAACGCCGGCCAGGCCGCTGGCGCTCGTGCCGTTGGTGGCGATCAGGGTGATGGTGCCGGTCAGGGCCGTGGTGCCGCCGGCACCGGTCGTTGCCGTGGTGCCCGTGAAGGAGCCGATAGTGGCGCCGAGCGTCGTGGTGCCGCTCGCCGCGGTGGTGCCGCCGGCCGTGCCGTTATACAGCACGTTGCTGCTCGCCGTGGCGCTGGCAAAGCTCGTCGTGCCGCGCAGGTCGGCCGCCGTCGCACCCGAGATCGTGGCGGAGACGTTGGATTTGGTGGAGTAGCCCACCGTGGTCTGCAGCGCCTGGTTGGCGATCGACTTGGCGCTGTCGATCAGCTTCTGCAGCGAGGTGATGCCGGTGTTGGCGGCTTGCAGCACCTGCACGCCGTTGGCGATGCCGTCGAGCAAATTGTTGATGTCGCTGGCGCGGTTGTCGAGCGACTGGGCGGTGAAGAAGTTGGTGGGATTGTCCAGGGCCGAGTTGACGCTCTTGCCGGTCGACAGACGGTTCTGCGTGGTGGCGAGAAGGTCGGCGGTGGACTGGAGGGAGAGCAGGTTCTGACGAACCGACGAAGAGAGAACGATACCGGACATGACTCTGTTACCTTTCTGGTAAACGACGCTACTGTTACACGTCTGCTTGGATCGAGCTTGACCCAGCGACCGGCGGACCGTGGCGCCGAGACCTCTAACGAAACATGAAATGAAGCCCGTGCTTTTGCCGGGTCGCGCGTGATTCGGCCGGGGAAGCGCCGCGCATCCTTGCGCCGCCACACACATCCATCTTTGAAACTATTGGGCTTTTTGGCGCGAACGGCGTGAATTTACAACTCGTTAACTAGTTAGGAGCGAGAATCGCGCCCTGATAAGCCGCAACGAACGCTCGGTTACGAAAGCGTTGATGGAGAACAGGCATGGCCCTCAAGGTCGAGCTCAGACCGCACGAACGCATCATCGTCGGTAACTGCGTGATTACCAACACGGACCAGCGCGCCCGCCTCCTGATCGACGGCGACAACGTGCCGATCCTGCGCGAGCGCGACATCCTCACGCCGGAGACCGCCGATACGCCAGCCAAGCTGGTCTATCTGGCGGTCCAGCTCATGTACATCTCGCCGGATCCGCAGACCCAGCACGGCACCTATTTCAACCTGGTGCGCGACATCGTCACCGCGGTGCCGAGCGCCTGGCCGATCATCGAGGCCATCAACAACAACATCCTGAACGGCGACCTCTACCGAGCGCTGAAGGACGCCCGTAAGCTGATCGCCTATGAAGAGAAGCTGCGGAGCCAATTCGAGGCCACCCATCCCAGGGCGGAAGCGGACAAGGACGACGTGAGCTCCGCCGCCTGACCACAGGCTTTCGCGTGCCGACGCCGCGCGAACGACCCAGTCCCGCAAAACGACGACAACGGCCCCCGATCGCTTCCGGGGCCGTTGTCGTTTCAGCCAGTGCTATTGCGCCGCGAGTGGCGGTGACTCGACTTCGATCACGCCGTCGCCGCTTCGCCGTCCGCCGAAGTCCAGCACGGCTGCGACCAGCGCATCGATGTCCGCCTCCTCGGTTCGGTGATTGACGATCGCGGCCCGGATCGCGAACCTGCCGTCCAGCGTCGTGCTCGACGGCGCCGCGACGCCGGACTCCTGGATGTCGGCGACGATCTCGCGATTGACCGCGTCGTCGGCACGGTAACGGAAGCAGACGATGTTGAGATTGACCGGCGCCAGCAATTCCAGCCGCGGTTCAGCCAGTACGCGCCCTTCGAGATACTTCGCCAGCGCACAGCTCCTCGCGATCGTCGCACCCAGCCGGTCGGTGCCGAACGTCTTCAGCGTGAACCACGTCTTCAGCGCGCGGAAGCCGCGCGACAGATCGGGACCGAGATCGCACGGCCAGACCGCCCCCGCCGCAAGCCCCCTCGCCTCGCGGCGCAGATAGGCCGCGGGCTGCGCAAAGGCCTGCCGATGCTGCTCACCGTCACGCACCAGCAGGAAGCCGGCATCGTAGGGCACCTGTCCCCATTTGTGGAAGTCGAGCGCGATGGAATCGGCGAGCTCGATGCCGCCGAGCAGCGGCGCGAGCTCGGGCGACAGAATCGCGAGCGCACCGAAAGCACCGTCGACATGAAACCAGATCTCCTCCTCGCGGCACAGCTCCGCGACCGCCATGAGGTCGTCGATCGCACCAATGTCGACCGTGCCGGCAGACGCGACGACCAGGAACGGCTTGAAGCCGACCTCGCGATCGATCACGATCTGCGCGCGCAGCGCGGCAATGTCGATGCGATGATCGGCATCGACCCCGATCTTGCGCAGCGCATCGGTGCCTAGCCCAGCGATGTCCATCGCCCTGGAAACGCAGCCATGCGCGGCTTGCGACGTATAGGCCGTGAGCAGCGCGCCGTCATTGCCGATGCCATGTTGCCGCGCCTGCGTGCCGAGCGCAGAGTTGCGCGCCACCAGCACCGCCATCAGATTGGCCATCGACGTGCCCGTGACGAAGATGCCGCTCGCGCTGTCCGGAAAGCCGAACAGGCGGCGCATCCATTCGACGATCTGGCGCTCGACCTCGATGGGCATGTGGTCGCGGCCGCCGAGATTGGCGTTGAGGCCCGCCGCGAGCATTTCCGCGAGCATGCCGACCGCGGTGCCGCCGCCATGCACCCAGCCCATGAAGCGGGGATGGACGTTGCCTGTCGCATACGGCGCGACGCGCTCGGCGAATTCGCGATAGACCTCGGCGAGGTCGCTCGCCTCGTGCGGCACGTCGGTCTTGAATGCCGAACGGACGCCATCGGGAATCGGCTGCCAGACGGGGCGCGCCCGAACGTTGGCGATGCCGTCGATAGCATCGTCGAGCATGCGATGAGCGAGCGCGCGAAATGCGGTCCAGTCCTGCGGGTCGAGCGAGGTGTGCGCAAGGGAGCTTCGCACGTTGCGGATGATCTCGTTCATGATGCACTCTCCTCGCCTGCTCTTGCATGCCGCGACAGCATCGCCGAGAACGCTGCAAAGATCTTGCGCATCTGCGGCGGCTTGTAAGGAAACACGACCGGCGAATCCATGTTGTGCACGACCGCGGTGTTGTCCGCCTCGAAGACCAGGAGTTCATTGTCCCGGTTCTCGGCGCAATCGACGATGAAGTAATCGAGACCGACCCGCCTGCTCATTTCGTCGAGCGCACTCTTGTGGCGCGCGGCGAAGGCATGATCGAAGTCGCGCATGAAGAGCGCCTCTTCCGCGCGCTTCTCCTCGCTGAACGCCATGTAGGCGTTGAGATACCAGATATCCCAACGCTCGGCGATCGCCATGTGGCAGGCGTAGGGCCTGCCGTCGACCATCGCGAGACGATATTTGCGGTAGAGCCCGTCGGGGCTGGCATAGTCGACGAAACGCGCAACGAAGAAATCCCGTTCGTCGCGCCCGGCAAGGTAGGCTGCGATCGCCGCCGCATCGTCGAGCTTCGCGAGCCCGACGCCGGCATGCGAGCCGCGCGGTCGCGCGATCATCGGAAAGCTCAATTCGTCCGCGATGTCCTGGCAAGCGATCTGCGCTCTCGACAGATCCGACAATTGCGCGCGCGTCGCGTGAATGGTCGCGGGAATGTCGAGGCCCGGCACGCCGGCCAGCAGCCGATGCAGCTTGTCGCGATCGAGGTTGCCGATGCGATCGGGACGATTGAGCAGCGGCCGCGGCCAGTGCGGCGCGGCCCTCTCGATCAAGGCGAGCGCCTCGCGGCATTCCTCGGAATCGGACGCGACCACGATGGCAACGTCGTGCTCGGGCAAGTTCGCCGGCAGACCGACGCCCTTGACCACGTAGAGCGTCAACAGCTCGATGTCGGAGCCTTCGAGCAGAAAGTCGATCGGCGTGTTGCCGCCCATGTCGATGTCGGCTGCCAGCGCGAGCACGCGCAAGACCGGCTTCGGAGCAGCGCTCGGCGTGCGAAACAATTGGTGGAAGGCCAGCACCTCCGACTGGATCGCAAGCCCCTGATCCTTGTCGCCGAGTAGCTGGGCGATCAACGACAGATCCAGCCCTTCACCCGCGAGCGCGGTCCCCGCCGCGATCCGCGCCACCAATTGCTCGCGCAACGGATTCAGATCGACGCCTTCGAAGGCCCGGCGCGTCAGCTGCGCGAAGCCGATGCGATCGGCATAGTTCGCCGCGGTCGTGCCGATTGGCGCGGAAACCGGATGCTGCATCTCACACCTCGAACGCGGAGTTTACCGGCGCGGCCGCGGCTGACGGACGGGATGCGCCGGTGCTCGTCCCGGACGGCTCACGCCGCATCGGCTGCCGCCGCGGGCACGGCTGCGAATTGCGAAGCAATGTCGCCATGGAACACCGACGGCCCGACGTGGTCGAGCGAGCTCTGGATGTCGGCCCAAATCTCGCCGCCGATGTCGGTCCAGCGCTTGCAGAAGGCGAAGTCCTCGGAGAGATATGTGCCGGTCGCTGGATCGATCATGCATTCGAACAGCGCAAACCGGTTCTGGCTCGCGACAAGCGCGTCGTGCGAATGCTCGCGGAAGAATTGCAGGCTCGCGTAGTTCGGATGCCGGCACATCGCCTCCAGCACGTGGCGTCGGATCATCAGGAATCCGGTGCCGGCATAACGTACGCGAGTAAATCCATTCACCACGACGATGCGATCGGGATCCTCGATCTCGAGAACATAGTCCAGCGAAGCTGCCGGCACGTCGGCCCGGCCCGACTGGATCGCCCGCGCGGCCTTGTCCCAGTTGACCCGCTTGATCGGATAGCAGCCGGCGACCACGTCCGCGCCGCATTCGATCAGCCGGAACACCTGCTCCGGCTTGAAGCCGATATCGGCATCGATGAACAGGAAATGCGTCGCCTCGGGATCGTCCAGGAACATCGCGACCAGATTGGCCCGCGCGCGGGTGATCAGCGCGTCGCCATCCCGCAGCAGCACCTTGAGCCCGAGATTGGACATGCCGTGCACGGCGCGCTGCAGCGCGAAGATCGAGCTCGCATAGATGCTCGACACCTGCCCGCCGAAGCAGGGCGTTGCCACCACCACTTGTATCTTGTCCGACATCGACAGCTCCGCCCCGCTCCAATCCTCACCAAGAGGTAAAGAGGCATGGTTAACGGCGCCTTAACGCGTCCTTACAGGAACTTGACGAGCGAGAGCTGCGCCAGGTTCGAGGTCACCTGGTAGGAGGCTTGGAGCGCGTTCTGCAGCGACAGGATCTCGCTCGCGACCTGGTCGGGCGAAGCCGATTCCGCCTGGTCGATGATGGTTTGGAGTTGCGCCTTGGCCTGGGTCTGGCGCGTGGAGGCATCCTTCATCGTGTTCTGAGCCATCGCGATGTCGGTCTGGATGTCCTCGATACGCTGCTGACCGGGCTGCTGGGTCAGCGCCTGCGTCACCCGCAGGCTCAGCGCAGCGACCTGCCCGCCCGAATACTGCCCGGTCGGCGAGGTCGAGAACGTCCCGAACACCGCGATCGCCTGCAATTGCCGGCGGATCGCGTCCTCGTTCGCCTGGGCGCCGTACTGCACCGTGACGGAATCGTCGACGCGCGCCATCGCAGTGGAGCGCGCCGAGCCGGGCCCGTCATTGCCCTGGTACCATTTCACGGTGCTGGCCGAACCGTTGACCAGCGTCGTCGCCGAGCTCGCCGGCGAGGAGCCGACGCGCAGCGGCGGCTGCGTGGCAGTCACGGGCGTCGCGCCGAAACCGAGCGAACCGAGCGCGCCGGTGTTGGAGCTGGTGACGCTCAGGCTCGCCGCATCGTCGATGTTGATCGTGATCGAACCGCCGTGGACCGTCGAGGGCTTCGACGTCCCCGTGATCTGGTCGATCTTGCCGAGCAAGCTCTGGATGCTGTCGGTGACATTGAGCTGGTTGCCGGTCGCGCCCGATCCGACGAAGGTGAGCGTGGTGCCGTTGACCGTGATGGTGTCGCCGGCGACGAAACCCGGCGAGATCGAGTCCGAAGGGCTCGCGCCGGACAGCGCCGTCGCGCCGGTGACGGGCGCCGGCGGCGCCGCCTGGTTGTTGACCGGCGTGCCGATCGCAGAGCTTGCGGTGTTGAAGAAGTTGTCCCCGGCGACGATCGCGGAGGCCGCCACCAGCGAGGTGTTGGCGAGCTTCGCGATCGCCGTGTTCAGCGCCGTGTTGAGGTTCGTGGCAGTATTTGTTGGGTTGACGGGAGTGCTGGCATCGATCGCGAAGCTGCCGAGCGGCGTCGGCGTCGCCGTGGATGCGGTCAGGTCGATCTGCTCCGTGGTGCCGTCCGGCAGGGTGAACTGGATGCTCAGCTTGTCGCCGTTGCTGGGATTGTTCCCGTTGAGATCGACCGAGAACGACACCGGCGAGCCGCTCGGGCCGGTGACGGTCGCGCCCGTCAAGGTCGAGGAGACCGCCTTGATCTTGAGGCCGAACGGCGAGCCCGCGACGTCTTCCGACACCTGTATCGAGCTCGCCGTCGGCTGCGTCTGCACCAGACGACCCATGCCGTTGCCGAGGTCGGCGGCCTGCCGCTCCGCCATCACGGTCTTGAACCCCACCTGGGTCGTCGTGCCGTTGATGATGTCGCCGGCATCCGCGACCGACTGCGTGTTGACCGCGGTTCCCGAGAACAGATAGCGGCTGCCCGACTGCGTGTTGAGCACGCCGACCATCGAGCCGAATTGGGCCGCGGCGGTGTTCTGCGCGATCGTCTGGCCGTTGACGTTGAGATCCTGGGCGGTGTTGGCCGAGCCGGTCTGCACCGTGCTGCGGATCGTCGTCAGCGACTGGAGCGCGGTATTGGCGAGGTTGATGTTGACGTTGACGTTGGTGATCGTGTCGGTATAGGCGGCGATGTTGGAGAGCTGCGCGCGCCCGGCGATCGCAAAGCCCTCGTTGGTGCCCATCCCGGAATAGTTCTGCGACAGCTTGCCGGTCGAGAGCTGCGTCGACAGGTCGGTGAGCTGCTGATTGATGTTGCGGATCTGCGAGCCGAGAACCGACGAGGAGTAGTTGATGCTGTTGATCGACATGTTTCAGAGCCCCGTTACTTGTTACACTTGAGCCTGGAGCAACGTGTTCATCATGCTCTGCACCACCGACATCACATGGGCGTTGGCGGCATAGGCATTCTGGAGCTGGATCAGGTTCGACATCTCCGAGTCGAGATTGACGCTGGAGGTCGAATTGAACTTGGCCTGCAGCGTCGAGACCACGACGCTCTGGCCCTGCTGGAGCTGGGTGGCCTGGGTCGAGGCATTGGCCTGCACGCTCAGGAACTGCTGGAGAAAGTTCGAAACGCTGCCGGTGAAGGGCTGGCTCGCCGAGCCGAGACCGCTCTGCGGCGAATAGGAGAACACCGCCGAGGTAAGCTGCGAGTAGAGATAGTCCGAGCGCGTGGTGTCGCCCGCGGGCGTCACCGGCGAAGTGCTGTAGACCGACAGCCTGGTCGGATCGCTGACGAGCTGCGTGTTCACGGCGATACGCCCGGCAAGGCCGGTCATCTGCAAGCCTGAGGCGGTAATCGCGCCGGTATAGAGCGCCTGTCCGCCGTCGGTGAATAGCGGCAGCTGCGGATTGCCCGAGGTCAGCGACGAGATCGTCTTGGTGATCGAGGACGAATTGATCTTGGCAAGGCCGGTGCTGTCATCCGTGATCCGCAGCGTCGTGGCGGTCGCCGGCGACGGCGCGGCGGAGAAGGTCAGGTGCGAGCCCGACAGCGCCGTGTTGAGTGCCGAGGCGATCGCGCCCAAGCCGCCGGAGAAGTTCACGCCGATCTGCATCGGATTGGCGTTCGTCGCATTCTGGAGCGGCAGCGCCGCCGGATCGGTCACGTTGACCAGCGTGATCTGGCGCTGCGTGTTGGTCGTCGTGTCCGTGTAGGTGATGGTGGCGGTGTTGCCCGGCTGCGCACCGGCAAGGTCGATGTCGAAGCCGGCCGGCGGGCCGGACACCGTGCTGCCAGCCGTGGTCTTGTCGGACAGTGCGCTCGACATCGTCGCGGCGAGCTGGTCGATCTGGTTCTGCGCCTGCACCAGCGTCTCGTCGCGCAGCTTCAGGTCGGCCGCGATCTGGCCCGACGAGACCACGCTGTTGGCGACGACATCGAGCTGCGAGCCGTTCGGCAGCTTGACGGTGAGGGCGCCGACGCCGGACTTGGCCGGATCGATGTTGTAGAGCGAGGTCGCCGACAGCGCGCCGGCCGAGGCAAAGGAGAATTGCGAGGCGAGCCCGGCGCCGACCAGCTGGATACCTGTCGTGGTGTAGATGTTGGCCTGGTTCGAACCGTCGGTGGTGACGCGGACGTCGACATATTTCGACAGCGTGTTGATGGCCTCGTCGCGCTGGTCCATCAGCGTCGCGGCCGAGGGATCGTTGGCCGACAGGCCCTGGAGCTTGGTGTTGATGTCGGCGACCTTCTGCATCGCCGCATTGGCGGCCAGCGCCGAGGTGCCGAGATCCTGCTCGACGTTGGAGCGCAGCGACTGGATGCCCTTGGTGGTGAGGTTGAGCTGCTGCGCCAGCGTCTGCGCCGCGCCCAGCGCGACGGTCTGCGCCGACGACGCACCCGAGCTGGTCGACAGCGCCTGCAGCGCCGTGGTGAAATTGTTCAGCGCGGTTTCGAGCGTGCCGCTGTTGCCGGGCGTGCCATAGACATTCTGAAGCTGCTTCAGGATGTTGGCCATCTGGTCTGCGTAACCGCTGCCGCCGGTTTCGGTGCGAAGCTGGTTCAGCACATAGGTGTCGAGCTCACGGCTGACGCCGGTCGTCATCACCGTCGAGCCGAAGTCGCCGGTCGTGACCTCGATCTGGTTCGGTGTCTGGACGACGTAACCCGGCGTCTGCGAATTCGCGACGTTCGAGGAGACGATCGAGAGTGCGGCCTGGTTGGCACGCAGACCGCTCATCGCACTGGCGAGGGCTGAACTCAAACCCATGTTACTTGCCGCCTTTGGTTACGTTACGCGCCGATCAGCGCAACACGTTCAGAAGGTCCTGCACCATCGAGTTCGCGGTCGTGATCACCTTGGTGTTGGCCGAATAGGCCTGCTGGGTCACGATCAGCTTGGTGAATTCGTCGGCGATGTCGGTGTTCGAGCCTTCCAGCGACGAGCCGCTGATGGTGCCCGAAGCGCCGTCGATCGCAGGTCCCGACTGTTCGGTTGCGGCATACGCGCCACCATCCATCGCCTTGAGGTAGTTGGTGCCGTTGAAGTGCGACAACGAGACCTGTGCGAGGTCGAGGTTCTGGCCGTTGGAGAAGGTGCCGACCACGAGGCCGTTGTTGTTGACGGCGACGGAGCGGAGCTGACCCGCGGCATAGCCGTTCTGGGTGATGGTGTTGATGGTCACCGCACCGCTGGTGCTGGCATATTGCGTCAGCCCGCCCGAGGAGATGTTGAAGGCGACCGAGCCGAGCGACTGGCCGCTGACGCTGACATTGTTGATGGTGATGCCCGAACCGCTCGGCGAGGTCAGCGAGCCGTCAGCGGCAAAGGTGAAGGCCTGACCGGTATTGACCCAGCCGACCGTCGAGCCGGTTGCGTTCGGGTCGGTCTGGTAGAACAGGTTCCAGGTATCGGAATGCCCCGCCCCCAGCGTCGCACTGTCAGTTTTTGCCCAGCGCAGCTGCAGGTTCACCGGCGTGCCCGCGGCGTTGTAGGCGGTCACCGCCCCACCGCTGATCGATTCCTTGGTGAAAGTCGCGATGTCGTTGCCGGTCACGCCGCCGGTGCCGGCGGTACCGCCGCCGTCGCGATTCTTGGTGATGGTCGAGGTGAAGCCGAGCGCGGCGAAGGCCGCGCTGTTGGAGCTGGACACCGACAGGTTGGAGACGGTGCCGGTGTTCAGCGTGATCACGCCGCCGGCGCTGACCGACGATCCCGACGCGCCGGAGAGAGCGTCGATCTTGCCGAGCAGGGTCGTGACGTTGTCGGTGACGTTGATCTCGTTGTTGCCGGAAGCGCCCGAAGCCTTGAAGAGCAGCGTCTGGCCGTCGACGGTGATGGTGTCGCCCGCAGAAAACCCCGACGTGAGCACTTCCGCGCCGCCGGCCGTCGCGCTGCCGCTCAGCACCGTGGCGCCTGTGATCGCGGGCGAGGACAGCACGTTGCCGCCGCGCGTCACGCTGCTGATACCGAGCGCGGTGGCTGCCTGCCCGCTGTTGACCGCCACGTCGACGGTCGTACCACTGGAGATCACGATGTTGCCGCTGGCACTCAGCGAAGCGCTGACGCCAGCACCGCCGGCAGTCTGGATGGCGCTTAGGATGTCGGCGACGGTGGCAGTGGTGCTTGTGCCTAGGCCGATCGTGGTGGTCGACGGGCTGCTGCCGGTCGTCGTGGCGCCTGCGGTGCCATTGTTGAAGGTGATCAAATTGCCGTTGATCGTCAGCGTCTGGCCGCTCAGGGCGGTGAGAATGCTGGAGGCGAGATGCGTGCCCGCGGTGTTGTCGAGGGACGTCGTGGTCGATGCCACCGCGGACGAGTTGTTCTGCAGCGCCACGGTGCCCGTCCCGGTCGTCGACGAATAGGCCGAGCGGATGTTGCCGGTGGCGGCGGCACCGGACACCGTCGCGTTGGTGTAGGGCGCAGGCGGCGTGCCGACCGGCAGCGGGTTGGCCGAGAAGTCGGACGGATTGAGGCCGCCGAATGCCAGCAGCGTGCCGCTCGCCGCGGTCGAGCTCGCCGCCGTGTTCGGCTGGGTCGGCAGGTTTGCCGCGTACTGGATCGAGGTGGTCGCCTGCGCCGGGATGAAGTTGTTCTGGAATTTCAGCACCGTCGCCACGTTGCCCTGCGGGTTGCCGGTCTTCGGATCGACCGTGGTGCCCATCAGGTAATAGCCGGCGCCGTTGACCAGGTTGCCGTTGGCGTTGAGCTGGAAGTCGCCGCGCCGGGTGTAATATGTGACGCCGCTGAACACCGGCACGTTGTCGACGATGCCGGTCGCTTTCTGGATCGAGAAGAAGCCGTCACCGGTGATCGCCATGTTGGTGGCGACCGTGGAGCCCGAGATCGTGCCCTGCGTGGTGATGGTGGCCTTGGCATTGGCCGTCACGCCGCCCGCGACCTGCTTGCTCGGCACCGAGGAGTCGGGAATGAGATCGACGAAGCTGGTGCCGATGCCCTTGTAACCGGTGGTCGATGAGTTCGCGATGTTGCCGGAAATGTTCTGCAGCGCGTAGGACTGCGCCTGCAGGCCACCCACCGAGGTATTCATTGCATCGAAGATACCCATAACTTTGTCTCCAAATCCGATCTCGGCGGCCGGTCGACCAGGGCCGCAGTCGGAGGAGACAGTCGCAAGGGCTATGCCAATGCAGGTATTCTCAGGAAATCAATGACTTGAATGGACGGGCCCGGTTCGAAGACCGGGGCACAATTGCCGGGCCGGCAACAATTGCCGGGAGAAATTGTCGTTCCGGAGCGATGCGAAACCTCAAAGCGGAACGTGTTTTGGTTGGATCGATGCGTACCGAGAACTCCGATCGCGTCTCCCGTAGGGAGAGGTCGGATCGCATCGCAAGATGCGATCCGGGTGAGGGGTTCTGGCCTCACTGGATGCCGCGGCCCCTCACCCGGATTGCTGCGCAATCCGACCTCTCCCCTTTGGGGAGAGGTGATCCCGCGACCGGGCCTAACACCATCGCTCTTTACGTCGCCGACGCAGCGGCCGGGTGGAAGACCAGCCCGAAACCGTCGATGCAGTAGCGCAATCCGGTCGGTTTCGGACCGTCGTCGAAGACGTGGCCGAGATGGCCGCCGCAGCGCCGGCAATGCACCTCGGTGCGGAGCATGCCGAAGGTGCGGTCCTCGGTCTTGCCGACATTGCCTTCGATCGGCGCATAGAAGCTCGGCCAGCCGGTGCCACTCTCGAATTTGGTCTCGGACGCAAACAGCGGCAGGTCACAGCCGGCGCAGGCGAAGGTGCCCTTGCGATGCTCCTTGAGCAGCGGGCTGGAGCCCGGCCGCTCGGTGCCGTGATTGCGCAGGATCTCGTATTGCTGCGGGGTCAGTTGGGCGCGCCATTCCGCCTCCGTCTTCGTGATCTCGAACTTTTCCGCGGCTTTCTCGCCGGCCTCAGCCGGCGATGCTTTCAGCCAGCGGAAGGCCGAAAGGCCGAACAGGCCGGCAACAGTCGTTAGCAGGATGCGGCGGTCAAACATCTCATTCTCCGTGCGCGGGCAGTCCACGTCCTGAGATACGGATTCTAACGGGCAACGTTACACTTCCGGGCGAAATTTCCCTCAACTTATTGAGAGGCGGCGCCATCATGCGACGCCGGTTCCGCGGCTTCAGTCGCAGGTTTCAGCGGGACCGGCCGTGGCCGCACACCCGGCGGCGGGCGGCGCGGACCGGTGCCGGCGGCGCGGTTGGCTTCGGCGAGGCGGGCCTCGCGCTGCGTGTCCTTAACTCTGGCACGTTCGCGGTAGCGGGCGAGCGAGCCGGCAGCGGCGGACCTCGCCCTGCCCCAGATCCCGACCAATTGGCCCGCGACCCGTCCGGCGGCGCCGCCCGCCCAGACCAGTTCGAACGGCGAGAACAGCTTCCAGCGCTCATCGCCCCACAGGATGCTGCGCGCGATCATCTGGCCAGCCATGGCCGAGGTGTTCATGCCCTGGCGACCGAACCCGCTCGCCACCCACAGGCCTTTGCGCAACTGGCCGATCTGCGGCATGCCGTGCACGGTCTGGCCGGTGGCGCCGCCGAACGTTTCGGTGATCTCGACATTGCCGAGCCCTGGAAAGATCGTGCGGATCCGCCGCCCGACGGCGCCGGCAAAGCGCTGCGGACGCGCGGCCCAGGTGGTCTGCGGGCTCTCCCACATCAGCCGGTCGCCGTCGACGATGCGGAAATGATCGACCCCGTCGGAGTCCATCACCGA
This region includes:
- the msrB gene encoding peptide-methionine (R)-S-oxide reductase MsrB; protein product: MFDRRILLTTVAGLFGLSAFRWLKASPAEAGEKAAEKFEITKTEAEWRAQLTPQQYEILRNHGTERPGSSPLLKEHRKGTFACAGCDLPLFASETKFESGTGWPSFYAPIEGNVGKTEDRTFGMLRTEVHCRRCGGHLGHVFDDGPKPTGLRYCIDGFGLVFHPAAASAT
- a CDS encoding flagellar hook-basal body complex protein encodes the protein MGIFDAMNTSVGGLQAQSYALQNISGNIANSSTTGYKGIGTSFVDLIPDSSVPSKQVAGGVTANAKATITTQGTISGSTVATNMAITGDGFFSIQKATGIVDNVPVFSGVTYYTRRGDFQLNANGNLVNGAGYYLMGTTVDPKTGNPQGNVATVLKFQNNFIPAQATTSIQYAANLPTQPNTAASSTAASGTLLAFGGLNPSDFSANPLPVGTPPAPYTNATVSGAAATGNIRSAYSSTTGTGTVALQNNSSAVASTTTSLDNTAGTHLASSILTALSGQTLTINGNLITFNNGTAGATTTGSSPSTTTIGLGTSTTATVADILSAIQTAGGAGVSASLSASGNIVISSGTTVDVAVNSGQAATALGISSVTRGGNVLSSPAITGATVLSGSATAGGAEVLTSGFSAGDTITVDGQTLLFKASGASGNNEINVTDNVTTLLGKIDALSGASGSSVSAGGVITLNTGTVSNLSVSSSNSAAFAALGFTSTITKNRDGGGTAGTGGVTGNDIATFTKESISGGAVTAYNAAGTPVNLQLRWAKTDSATLGAGHSDTWNLFYQTDPNATGSTVGWVNTGQAFTFAADGSLTSPSGSGITINNVSVSGQSLGSVAFNISSGGLTQYASTSGAVTINTITQNGYAAGQLRSVAVNNNGLVVGTFSNGQNLDLAQVSLSHFNGTNYLKAMDGGAYAATEQSGPAIDGASGTISGSSLEGSNTDIADEFTKLIVTQQAYSANTKVITTANSMVQDLLNVLR